DNA from Terriglobia bacterium:
TTCTGACCCTCTCGCTTCTCCTTGGAATTCTCCTTTTGATCTTGAGAAAGCGGGAAGGTGCAGCCGGACCTTCCGCCATGACACGCCGATTGTCCTCGCTTCACTTGCTGGTATCGATCTTCACCGGAATTCTTCTGGTGGTGCACGTGTTGTTCGATGCGGTGGTAAGGCAGTAGAAGAAGTGGGCAGTGGGCAGTGATCAGCGGGATGCTCATCCAACTGGGTTGACTGAGTCAATTTCATTTCGACTTCGAAACACTAGTGAAGTGATTCGATTGACCTCGCTCTTAACTGACCACTGGCCACTGCTCACTGCCCACTTTTTTCAACCCGGGAGCTTACCATGTCACGATGGCTTTTCAAGACAGAACCCACGCATTATTCATTTGATGACCTGGTCGAGAGCAAGAAAGCGGTCTGGGATGGCATCACGAACAACCTGGCGTTGAAGCATCTGCGTGGCGTCAGGAAGGGAGACGAAGCCCTCGTGTATCACACCGGCGACGAGAAACAAATCGTGGGAGTTGCGATTGTTACATCGAATCCTTATCCGGATCCGAAGCAGAAAGATCCCAAGCTGGTGGTCGTTGATATCAAACCGGGGCGGAGGTTGAATCGGGAAGTGACACTGGCTGAAATCAAAGCCGACAAGGCGCTTAAAGATTTTGATCTGGTACGAAATTCGCGCCTTTCCGTTATGCCCGTGTCTGACGCCCAGTGGAAGCGCCTGCTCGAGCTCGCTGGGGGAATAACCTATTTCTCCCGCTCCCACATCGTCTCTGCTTCGCCTTCGCTGAGCGAAATCCATCGTGCCAGCACGAAGAGGGCGTCCCCCAGCCGGTTGAGATAGGGGATCAGATAATCCCCGAGGGGTTCCTCGCGACCGAGTGCCACACAAGCGCGCTCGGCCCGCCGGCAGACGGTCCGGGCCTGGTGCAATGTGGCGGCCACCAGGCCTCCTCCCGGGAGAATAAACTCTTCGAGCGGCTTCAATTCTTTTTCCAACTCATCCATCAGCGCCTCCAGCGCGTCGATGTGGCGCTGCCCGACCAGGGGCATATTCTCCCACCGGTCTTCCACGCGCGTCGCCAGATCGCTGCCGACGACAAAGAGTTCATTTTGAATTTTCTTGAGTTCCGTCTCCAGCCGTTGTTGGGACGCATTGGGCGGGGAAAACTTCTGGTTGAAGGCGCGTGCCACGCCGAGGACGGAGTTTAATTCATCGACGATCCCGTAGCTTTCGATCCGGCGGGAGTCCTTGGGGACCCTTCGATTGCCGACCAGTCCGGTTTCTCCCTTGTCGCCTGTCCGCGTGTACACCCTGGTGATTCGCATGATGACGAGATTGTGCCACAGGCGATTCCGAGGGGACAAATGAAATTGATTGTAGGATGGATTGTAGAAAAGATCCACGGTAACCGCCGAGGCGCCCGGGGAATGACTGAATCGGGGTGCCGCAGGCATGCGTTGTGGGCATGCCTGCGCTGCAAGACAGTCGAGGGCTGCTCTCCAGACGTTCGGGGTGAGGGGAAATTCTTGATAATTCGGAGTAGAGACCTGAAGAGTAATGGTTCGCAGACATGCAAAGAGCGCATATCTGCGGCACCCGGGGGGGCAGCGTCACCCGAGGAATGACTGAATCGGGGTGCCGCAGGCATGCGTTGTGGGCATGCCTGCGCCTGCAAGACAGTCGAGGGCTGCTCTCCAGACGTTCGGGGTGAGGGGAAATTCTTGATAATTCGGAGTAGAGACCTGAGGAGTATTGATTCGCAGACATGTCCGCCGAGGCGGACATATCTGCGGCACCCGGGCAAAGAGCGCATATCTGCGGTACCCGGGCAAAGAGCGCATATCTGCGGCGCCCACATCGGGCGGTCTGCGGCGCCGCAGCGACTTATCTGAACGAGCTGAGCTGTCCCGCATAGACGAAGATGTAGCGCAGGAGGTAACCGCCCATCAGGACCAGCAGGGCCGCAAACGCGGCGAGGGGCTTGTTGTGGTGGAGGGAAGCCTTCGAGAGCAGGACGGGCGCCATCTCCCACACCTCGATCGCGAGAGGCAGCAGTAATCCCAGTCCCATAAAAAACACCCAAAAGACCAGCGTGTAGGGACCCCCCAGGATGAGCCCCAATGAATCCTGTACGGCGCGAACCGATAGCTCTCCGTGAATAATATAGGGCAGCACGATGAAGAATTCGAGGGTGATGAAACAGATATCGAGGGTGTAGAGGAAACGCGCCTGACGCGGGTCGAGGTTCTTACGGTTCCAGGAAAGCGCAAAGATCAGGGTGGCACAGCCGGTCGAGAGTGCGGAGAACAAGAACATCTGGGCCACAAGATTCGTGTTCCAGAAAGGCCGTGACTGGACCGCCCCCAGGAGGACTCCAGTGTAAATCCCCACGGCAATGCTGACGGGAAACCCAATCATCGCCAGCCACCGGCGCCAGGCGGAGAG
Protein-coding regions in this window:
- a CDS encoding EVE domain-containing protein; the protein is MSRWLFKTEPTHYSFDDLVESKKAVWDGITNNLALKHLRGVRKGDEALVYHTGDEKQIVGVAIVTSNPYPDPKQKDPKLVVVDIKPGRRLNREVTLAEIKADKALKDFDLVRNSRLSVMPVSDAQWKRLLELAGGITYFSRSHIVSASPSLSEIHRASTKRASPSRLR
- a CDS encoding cob(I)yrinic acid a,c-diamide adenosyltransferase — encoded protein: MRITRVYTRTGDKGETGLVGNRRVPKDSRRIESYGIVDELNSVLGVARAFNQKFSPPNASQQRLETELKKIQNELFVVGSDLATRVEDRWENMPLVGQRHIDALEALMDELEKELKPLEEFILPGGGLVAATLHQARTVCRRAERACVALGREEPLGDYLIPYLNRLGDALFVLARWISLSEGEAETMWEREK
- the nrfD gene encoding polysulfide reductase NrfD; translation: MKHVEWGWLIVNYLFLGGLSAGIFFVSALATYLQEKDEFIHSRIAKYGAMMAPWPVALGSLLLIFDLGNWYRFYKLFTHLRWESPMSIGSWLLLFFTAVTLLYFYAWFPSDRREMLFARLPRKLAFLKKLNRDLSAWRRWLAMIGFPVSIAVGIYTGVLLGAVQSRPFWNTNLVAQMFLFSALSTGCATLIFALSWNRKNLDPRQARFLYTLDICFITLEFFIVLPYIIHGELSVRAVQDSLGLILGGPYTLVFWVFFMGLGLLLPLAIEVWEMAPVLLSKASLHHNKPLAAFAALLVLMGGYLLRYIFVYAGQLSSFR